The nucleotide sequence ataaaattttgtcgaaaattccggagatgtcaaaccgcctaatgttgaagcgaaaacaaacatagatggagcttccgtccatgttgaagcttcaaagtatgttggcggctccggtgtactcccacttcaaccccacgaggtcgacacggctaagtttttttcagacgacgttaagtcgaaaaatagagatgaattgcttgagtggatgcgtcgacaagcaaataaggcgggatttacaattgtcacacaaagatcaagcttgatcaatccaatgttccggctagtgtgtgaaaggagtggaacTCACATAGTTCcgaaaaaaaaaccgaagcatgcgagaacgggctcaagaaaatgcGGTTGTTtattcatgattagtggatatcaaagtaagcaaacaaaggaatgaggattgaacattcttaatggagttcacaaccatcccatggagccggctttagaaggacacattcttgccggtagattaaaggaggacggcaagaagattgtacgtgacttgaccaagagcaagatgcttccaagaaatattttaatacatttgaagaaccaaagaccacattgcatgacaaatgtgaagcaagtgtacaatgaacgtcaacaaatatggaaggcagataggggtgacaagaagccgttgcaatttctaatctcgaagttggaggagcacaactatacttattactcaagaacacaacttgaaagtaatactattgaagatattttttgggctcatccaacatccattaagttgtttaacaattttcaaacGGTTTTGGTTACGGACTCCACgtacaaaaccaacatgtataggatgccaatgtttgaggtagttggggtgacttcaaccgatttgacatattcggttgggtttggatttatgacacatgagaaagaagaaaactttgtttgggttttaaaaatgttgcgtaaacttctttcgtcaaagatgaatatgcctaaggtgattgttaccgatagggatatgtctttgatgaaagcggttgcacatgtttttccggaaagttatgcaatgaattgttactttcatgtgcaagctaatgttaaacaaaggtgtgtcttagattgtaaatatcctttgggctttaaaaaggatgggaaagaggtgagcaatcgcgatgtggtgaagaagataatgaaggcatggaaagctatggttgaatcgcccactcaacagttatatgcaaatgcattagtggagttcaaagattcatgtagtgatttcccaatttttgtagattatgccatgaccaccttgaatgaagtgaaggacaaaattgtgaaggcatggacagaccatgtgttgcatctAGGTTGCAGGACCACAAACAAGGTCGAATCGGCTCatgctttgttgaagaaataattggacaatagtgtgggtgatttgggtacttgttgggagaaaatacatgacatgttgttgcttcAGTTCACTGCTATACAAACATCCTTTGGTCACCGTGTTTgcgtgttggaacatagattcaaagatgtcactttgtactcggggttaggtggtcatgtgtctagatatgctttggacaacattgctttgaaagagacacgttgtagggaaacattgtgcatggacaatgacatttgtggttgtgttcaaaggacatcttacggCCTACCATGTGCATGCGAAATTGTTACTAAGCTCCTTcaagagaagccaattttattggatgagatataccaCCATTGGCTAAGGTTATCTATGGGCGAAGAAAGTAACAAAGTTGCTTTTTGtgtcgaggttgagttgaaggctattgtagaacgtctaaagaaactccctttccaaatgaagcttgaggtcaaagagggtttgcggcagttggcatttcctgaaaccaccttgatgtctccaccaccacgaaaagtaccaaccaagggagcaaagaaaaaagtcgacattgcaaggtctaaaggaaaaattacatcgactagtcggatccattcttcttgggaggttgttgattcccaaaatccgAATAGCCAAtcgtcaccatcaccaacaacatcatcgtATAAAAGGTGCTCGTCTTCgtaaaacatcactttccccacttccaccacctactcggtatccaaagcctaaggctatcccggttatgcgtcctattgattatatgccacgcttcatgcttccatttattgaaaaagtggtggatgttatcgGCGATGGATATTGCGGATTCCGGGCTATAGTCGAGTTCATGGACTTGaccgaaaaaaatcatctcatgatccgtacacatcttattcaagagttgatagatcatagagatgattatgttgaagtatttgcgggtgaggatcgttataactacattttaaacggattacatcctcccgcaaatacaaaaacttgtgcacatcttgttgataagtggttgacttttccggacatgggacacattgttgctaattattacaaaatgtgtgtggtggtgttgacaaatcttgaagttggaaagTCGGAATCgtttttcccactaagagggctaccaccgccgggtaatcaaaaaactcccatcttgtgccttggggtaattccaaatcattttgtgcttatttccttgaagaatggttgtccattacctccatcatctacggagtggcacaatcacaagaaagaagatgcggtgacttgggaagatgagtatttggatcaacatgagttgttccgaaagctcatggctattgaaagtggaaacaaaccgtccaaaccacaaaaggagtcaaacaaagtggcgcctattttgttggacactcccgaaaaaccaaagcaacaatctgaagttattgcggaagatgaggaagattctatgtcacttgatcttctccaatcacttggtctttaatgagtgatttttttgtcggtgttagtttttttttttggtagaaattacaccgacgtattttttggggtcgaaattgtaacgccaattttttgtggccaatatataagtaacattatgtaatttatattgatctatatatatcataatatgacttttatgtggtaaaactagtgcaatacttatttatagcttattaatgtttacgcatttgatttattcgttattacattacattccatttaattttgttctaatctatgattcttttcttaaagcttttttcaagtgagacatgtctgaggttgcacaaattgaagggcgtgttaggtactccgcgtttaaaaagatggttaaggttatgataacgctgacggactctcttgacaatttgaaggcacaacttaacacttattttgagcatcttggtgaaaatcaatatacacgtcacttgtttggtcaaatgccatgcatagacctaggagaagatagagatgaatacgcatggaaaacgaCAAGGTATATGCCTTTGCTTATTCGCGACGACggcgacgtcggatttatgtttcggaatatggtggaagataatatattatatatgtatgttcgttccatatgcaattgcgttgaatgtaaatatggatttaatttaatgatgtgtaaggAGTactttaattatggacactttgtaatgttttgatgaatttcaaacgtttgtttaattttaaccaaatgtcggtttaatttaattatgaacaattgtaaaagatattgtacttATCTTTATTATGTCTGAGAGTTTCAATcttgtatgaattattttgcctttgaaaatgctctggtttaaAGTCCTATTAACCCTGTTTGTTGAATTCATTTCATTTCCATTACCATCATACTCCAAGATGGCAGTGTTATCAGAGATAGAAGAAGATGAACTCGATGAAGAACCAGGCGAAGTCATCGAATCAGCACCGCCTCAAAAGCTCGGCGAAGAGAGGCAACTCACTTCCAACTCGCCGATCAAGAAGAAGCTTCTCAAAATTGGACACGGTTGGGAAACTCCCAACTTCAGCGATCATGTTACTCGTTAGTTCttaatcatcttcatctttatGCTATAATCTTGtatttacaaattaaaattagcaCCCTTTAATATATTCTTTGTTGAAATGCATGCAGTTCATTATGTTGGAACTTTGCTTGATGGAACCAAATTGGGTTCTACTAGGGATTCTGATTCTCCCGTCACATTTACACTTGGTCAAGGTAAATTAAAAcaagattatgatttttttttatttttaaaaagaactTAATTAAGCACTCATCATATAAGTGCATGTATAAGTAATTTCTGTAACAAAAGATTAAATCaagttaaactatttttatataagCCTCTTTTGTAAGCTATCTTGAAGATTTtcgaaaataagctgaaaataactTATGGATATGTCATAAGATCTCCCAACCCAAACAGCTTCACAAGTGCTTATAAaagtagataagttcaaataagccaatccaaatagGCGATATAAATCACGAGTTGATGTTAAGAGCTTACAGCTTAAGTGCTTGTCATATATTGCTTGTGTACTAGTAATTTCtgtaacaaaagataaaataaagtcaaactatcaAAAAGTTATAAGCTGCTTTAATAAGCTTTCGGAAAGAGCTTAAGGGAATAAGTTGAAAAACTATTTATAGGCATTCATAATTAGTTTCCATAAGACTCCCAAACAGTTTCGTCAGTTCTTATACTAGTAGATAAGTTCAAGTCAATTAAACATATCATAAATCAATAGTTGATGTTAAGTGTGCAAGCATggaaaatcataaataagttggAACTTCAACCATGATTTATTCATCATCGGTTGAGATTACTTTACTTTACTCTCCAAGGTGAATTGCTTGTTTTTGAGGAGCTAAATTTGTAATGTTGACTTGGGTGtgatttatatttgtttatttgctttcttcaattttttttttttgtttatttgctaATTGGGATGATAGGTGAATTGTATGCTGGATTGGATGATGGAATCGTCACCATGAAGAAAGGAGAGGTGGCATTGTTCACATTACCTGCTGTTGAGTCTGGAAGCATTCCACAAGACTCCAACTCGGTTGTGCAATTTGAGGTGGAACTCGTTTCTTGGATCACGGTGGTGGATGTTTGCAAAGATGGTAGAATTATCAAGAAAATTATGGAGAAGGGGAAAGGGAATGATCGACCCGGTGATCTTGATGAAGTCCTTGGTAGTCTATCAGCTGCTTATACATAATTCTTTTGCTTCCCACATGGCAACAAGTTGAGATTTATTATGTTATTATCCATTTTAACGATGTTTTCTGTTGCTGTATCTCTCTTTTTCCGGCTTgtgttttaaaattgaaaattatgtcAGCTTATTAGTCTTTTTTTGCAACTATAGTGAAGTATCAGGTGGCACTTGAAGCTGGCACTGTTGTTGCAGAAACTCCGGAAGGAGGAGTTGAATTCTATGTGAATGATGGTAATACTGATTATACTGTTAAGTTGCACTCCTATTTTATTTCACTGAATGGggaatataatttcatttttcttcccaGTCTCTGTGACCAATTATTTTACTCGTTGAAGGTCATCTTCTTCCTAGATTGCCAAAAGTGATCATGACTATGACAAGGGGCGAGAAAGCTGAATTAATTGTTCAACCTCAGTGTACGCCTCTTGTACTTCTACTTAACCTAGTAtcatatctttattttatgtttctgGTAACCAAATAAAAGACTTCATGAATCCTACGGTCCAATATCTCAAATAATTAGTCTTGAATTGTTTTCATATGATGAATGTAGATGCCTTTGGGGAGAAGGGGAGAGAAGCTGGCAGCGGGTTCCGTTCAATTCCACCAGACTCAATGCTCTATATTAATATTGAATTGGTGTCCTTCAAGCCTGTCATAAATGTTACTGGTGACTTCACGGTGATTAAGAAGATTTTTAAAGAAGGGGAGGGTGCTTTCACAGCCAATGAGGGTGCAAATGTTACTGGTAAGATAATGACTCACATTTCATTATTGGTTCAGTTGATTTAAATCAGAATGGATTCAGAACTATAAGGATTGTAGATTTGTAGTCACACAACTTGATAAGAAATTTCTGATATATTTTGTGACTAAAGGATTATTGGATGTTTTCAAACCCTTGATAATGTGACggtaatttttcaaattcagacTTATTGCGTCTCCCTTATTGTTCATTTTAGCATACCTGGTGGGAAAAgacttttgttgttgttgcttttgtCAAAAAGGCTGTTAAAACATTACTATGCACACATAAGAAAGACAATGCAATAGTTATTATAGAAGTCAACGGACAATAAAAGCTACACAATTCACTTGCATGTAGCATTTTTtcttgaatgattttctaggaAAAAGTCCTATTGTAGGTGCATAAACTTAGTTGTTATTTTCAAACTAagaaagtactccctccgtccctatatctaagcacccatttgattttatttttgtccctaaatgtaaaccccttttcaaattactagatgcatttattatttttttcctaaacatacccctaattaatactactatcttctcttgaaatatgaaaagtcaaatttaatacacatacaaacaaaagacaatttcgtaatattaacacacaaaacagacacattaattacactgacaacttttcttaaaaaatgtgaaaaaggcAATGGGTGCCtacattaagggacggagggagtactacaAGTATGGTGTTATTTATTGcacaaagaaagtaaaagagggaAAGGAAGAAGAAGCCCCAGTTTACTGATTGGTTTTGTTAAAATTGCCATGCCAGTCAGATACACAGCTATGCTAGAAGATGGCACTGTATTCGAGAAAAGAGGAATTGATGAAACACAACCCTTGAAATTTGTAACTGATGAGGGTGAGTTTATTCTTATCATTTCCCAACCACTATCCTTTGCATGCTTTTTTACCCCTTATAATCAACTGTTTATGACTTCTAGGAAGTTATGATgctagtatttttattttgctatcTGTAGAACAAGTGATTACTGGTTTAGACCGAGCAGTGGCAACAATGAAGAAGGGTGAAAGGGCCATAATCAGTATACATCCTGATTATGCTTTTGGAAATGTTGAAGTGAAACAAGATCTTGCTATTGTGCCACCAGGCTCAAAAGTAGTGTATGACATTGAAATGGTGGATTTTATTAAGGTAAAAGGAAAGAAATCCTCTTCCTTGGTGCTTTGAGGAATTGGagatctagttttttttttatatagactATGATGGAAACTTATCCGAGCATTTTCCTCATTGAAATTGTACGGTTGGGTCAATCCAGTCCCTCGAATTTATGAaatatcaatttagtcccttaaattGAACGTTAGTGAATTTAGTATCtttgttttctaaatttaacacaattataaattttttaagtttaccTTAATGCAACAAGAGACTATTCAAGTCAATATGCAGGTCTTTCATTAATTTTCATGGATGCTAGCTAAAgagatattttgattgaataactaaattgattgatattctttaatttaaaggactaatttgctattttgtaaatttgagGGACTAAATTTCTTGACAATTACAATTTCGAGGATTGAATTTACTAGCATGGAGAAAACAAATTAACTTGCAGTATGCTTATTGTTTGTCATTTATGTACATACATGTGTCTGTCTGCTTCAGCGGTTTCAATAATACTAacttttatttgattcaaattcaTAGGAGAAAGCACCATGGGAGTTGAATAGTAATGAAAAAATTAAGGTGGCTGagaggaagaaagaagaaggaaatttattatttaaaagtgGCAAATATCAGCGAGCAGCGAAGAAGTATGATAAGGTGGACCCTTTATTCGCAACGACTTTGACTTTTCAAGctccattaatatttttttaattcacgaCTTTGGTCTAAATCCATGATACCTATTTCTCTCAGGCTGCTGATTTTGTTAGCAGAGATGGATCTTTAGGGGATGATGAGGAAAAGTTAGCTAAATCATTAAGAGTTTCATGCTGGTTGAATGGTGCAGCTTGTTGCCTTAAACTGAATGACTTTCCTGGAGCAATCAAACTATGTACTCAGGTAAACAGCCAATCGACTCATTTGGCAAAGTCGAGCACACAATCGTACTAGTTTACGACTCCAAGCATCAAAGTCGAGTTAATTCAcatacaaaatttgtttttgtgtaAACTCAAGTATATTCATATAGACTCGCAGAGAATCACAAGCCTGAAGACAATTGTACGGGTTTATAACATAATGGTCATTTCCTCCAAACATGCTTGAAATAATAGTGGTtcgttgttttttaaaaaaacctaaatttgAAAGCTTTAACCTCAGTTGTAGCACTTGACTCCACTGATGCATCTAAGATCCTAACATGAACCTGTCTGTAAAGGAGTTGAGTTTTGTTTCCATCTCAGAGTCCAGTATAAACGAATTCAGGGATAAAAGATAACCCTAAAAAAATCCATCATTTCAAGTTTGCATTGACCTACAAACCAAAGAGGTGATTGAACCAAACTCTTCTGGTCTGGTATGGTCTGTAGTATGCAAGCTTGTTGAATCTTCATAGACTCAACTAGTGATAGCAGTTGAGTAGTAAACTTTTTGTCCCGCAGTATTATAAGCATCTGGTGCAAAAGAGTAAATGGATAGATTGTTATTGCTTCATCATTCAGCTTTTAACATGGATgcctgagtttttttttttttttttttttaacaaacatggATGCCTGAGTTATATCAGTGTAGCCAATCATatcacatttattattattttaggcTCGAGTGTAACTTCCATATTACACTTATTCTTTTGATCAGGTGCTTGATGTTGAGTTTCACAATGTGAAAGCTTTGTATAGACGAGCACAAGCATATATAGAGACAGAAGACTTTCTTTTAGCAGATGTAGACATCAAGAAAGCTCTTGAGGTGGATCCACAAAACAGGTAATTAAAAATGGTTGAGTTGATTCTCCTGAGAAATTAATTGCTGGATTAAAAGCTTATCATTATGAGAACATGGTTTTTCATTTTCCAGGGAGGTAAAGGTACTAAAGATGAAATTGAAGCAACTTCAAGCTGATAGTGACAAAAAAGATGCTAAACTGTATGAAAGTATGTTTGCACCTAAAACAAAGGTAATTAGTGTTTAGACTTGATAACTCTTGTGTTTTTAAAACTTGTGTTACTCGTAGAATTTAGGTTGGGTCGAACAGGTGAGGATTGCTCAAGCTTTAGAAACACCACATGAGTCATATCATATCTCTAAGCAATGAGGGACTGAATCCACCCCTTAATATTCagcacaatgaaggtgttggaggttgCAATGAAGGAAACCCAAATACCACAATTAGACGGCTAGGGGTGGAC is from Medicago truncatula cultivar Jemalong A17 chromosome 1, MtrunA17r5.0-ANR, whole genome shotgun sequence and encodes:
- the LOC11418148 gene encoding 70 kDa peptidyl-prolyl isomerase isoform X3, which produces MNSMKNQAKSSNQHRLKSSAKRGNSLPTRRSRRSFSKLDTVGKLPTSAIMLLFIMLELCLMEPNWVLLGILILPSHLHLVKKGEVALFTLPAVESGSIPQDSNSVVQFEVELVSWITVVDVCKDGRIIKKIMEKGKGNDRPGDLDEVLVKYQVALEAGTVVAETPEGGVEFYVNDGHLLPRLPKVIMTMTRGEKAELIVQPQYAFGEKGREAGSGFRSIPPDSMLYINIELVSFKPVINVTGDFTVIKKIFKEGEGAFTANEGANVTVRYTAMLEDGTVFEKRGIDETQPLKFVTDEEQVITGLDRAVATMKKGERAIISIHPDYAFGNVEVKQDLAIVPPGSKVVYDIEMVDFIKEKAPWELNSNEKIKVAERKKEEGNLLFKSGKYQRAAKKYDKAADFVSRDGSLGDDEEKLAKSLRVSCWLNGAACCLKLNDFPGAIKLCTQVLDVEFHNVKALYRRAQAYIETEDFLLADVDIKKALEVDPQNREVKVLKMKLKQLQADSDKKDAKLYESMFAPKTKHNEGVGGCNEGNPNTTIRRLGVDRNEGRIANSYLMSHVFCC
- the LOC11418148 gene encoding 70 kDa peptidyl-prolyl isomerase isoform X2; its protein translation is MAVLSEIEEDELDEEPGEVIESAPPQKLGEERQLTSNSPIKKKLLKIGHGWETPNFSDHVTLHYVGTLLDGTKLGSTRDSDSPVTFTLGQGELYAGLDDGIVTMKKGEVALFTLPAVESGSIPQDSNSVVQFEVELVSWITVVDVCKDGRIIKKIMEKGKGNDRPGDLDEVLVKYQVALEAGTVVAETPEGGVEFYVNDGHLLPRLPKVIMTMTRGEKAELIVQPQYAFGEKGREAGSGFRSIPPDSMLYINIELVSFKPVINVTGDFTVIKKIFKEGEGAFTANEGANVTVRYTAMLEDGTVFEKRGIDETQPLKFVTDEEQVITGLDRAVATMKKGERAIISIHPDYAFGNVEVKQDLAIVPPGSKVVYDIEMVDFIKEKAPWELNSNEKIKVAERKKEEGNLLFKSGKYQRAAKKYDKAADFVSRDGSLGDDEEKLAKSLRVSCWLNGAACCLKLNDFPGAIKLCTQVLDVEFHNVKALYRRAQAYIETEDFLLADVDIKKALEVDPQNREVKVLKMKLKQLQADSDKKDAKLYESMFAPKTKRLKVEKEEDEVVKMDMGNVGDSAAPSDGLIFDSR
- the LOC11418148 gene encoding 70 kDa peptidyl-prolyl isomerase isoform X6, whose amino-acid sequence is MATMKYQVALEAGTVVAETPEGGVEFYVNDGHLLPRLPKVIMTMTRGEKAELIVQPQYAFGEKGREAGSGFRSIPPDSMLYINIELVSFKPVINVTGDFTVIKKIFKEGEGAFTANEGANVTVRYTAMLEDGTVFEKRGIDETQPLKFVTDEEQVITGLDRAVATMKKGERAIISIHPDYAFGNVEVKQDLAIVPPGSKVVYDIEMVDFIKEKAPWELNSNEKIKVAERKKEEGNLLFKSGKYQRAAKKYDKAADFVSRDGSLGDDEEKLAKSLRVSCWLNGAACCLKLNDFPGAIKLCTQVLDVEFHNVKALYRRAQAYIETEDFLLADVDIKKALEVDPQNREVKVLKMKLKQLQADSDKKDAKLYESMFAPKTKHNEGVGGCNEGNPNTTIRRLGVDRNEGRIANSYLMSHVFCC
- the LOC11418148 gene encoding 70 kDa peptidyl-prolyl isomerase isoform X5; amino-acid sequence: MLEDGTVFEKRGIDETQPLKFVTDEEQVITGLDRAVATMKKGERAIISIHPDYAFGNVEVKQDLAIVPPGSKVVYDIEMVDFIKEKAPWELNSNEKIKVAERKKEEGNLLFKSGKYQRAAKKYDKAADFVSRDGSLGDDEEKLAKSLRVSCWLNGAACCLKLNDFPGAIKLCTQVLDVEFHNVKALYRRAQAYIETEDFLLADVDIKKALEVDPQNREVKVLKMKLKQLQADSDKKDAKLYESMFAPKTKHNEGVGGCNEGNPNTTIRRLGVDRNEGRIANSYLMSHVFCC
- the LOC11418148 gene encoding 70 kDa peptidyl-prolyl isomerase isoform X1, producing MAVLSEIEEDELDEEPGEVIESAPPQKLGEERQLTSNSPIKKKLLKIGHGWETPNFSDHVTLHYVGTLLDGTKLGSTRDSDSPVTFTLGQGELYAGLDDGIVTMKKGEVALFTLPAVESGSIPQDSNSVVQFEVELVSWITVVDVCKDGRIIKKIMEKGKGNDRPGDLDEVLVKYQVALEAGTVVAETPEGGVEFYVNDGHLLPRLPKVIMTMTRGEKAELIVQPQYAFGEKGREAGSGFRSIPPDSMLYINIELVSFKPVINVTGDFTVIKKIFKEGEGAFTANEGANVTVRYTAMLEDGTVFEKRGIDETQPLKFVTDEEQVITGLDRAVATMKKGERAIISIHPDYAFGNVEVKQDLAIVPPGSKVVYDIEMVDFIKEKAPWELNSNEKIKVAERKKEEGNLLFKSGKYQRAAKKYDKAADFVSRDGSLGDDEEKLAKSLRVSCWLNGAACCLKLNDFPGAIKLCTQVLDVEFHNVKALYRRAQAYIETEDFLLADVDIKKALEVDPQNREVKVLKMKLKQLQADSDKKDAKLYESMFAPKTKHNEGVGGCNEGNPNTTIRRLGVDRNEGRIANSYLMSHVFCC
- the LOC11418148 gene encoding 70 kDa peptidyl-prolyl isomerase isoform X4, translating into MTMTRGEKAELIVQPQYAFGEKGREAGSGFRSIPPDSMLYINIELVSFKPVINVTGDFTVIKKIFKEGEGAFTANEGANVTVRYTAMLEDGTVFEKRGIDETQPLKFVTDEEQVITGLDRAVATMKKGERAIISIHPDYAFGNVEVKQDLAIVPPGSKVVYDIEMVDFIKEKAPWELNSNEKIKVAERKKEEGNLLFKSGKYQRAAKKYDKAADFVSRDGSLGDDEEKLAKSLRVSCWLNGAACCLKLNDFPGAIKLCTQVLDVEFHNVKALYRRAQAYIETEDFLLADVDIKKALEVDPQNREVKVLKMKLKQLQADSDKKDAKLYESMFAPKTKHNEGVGGCNEGNPNTTIRRLGVDRNEGRIANSYLMSHVFCC